A window from Halococcus salifodinae DSM 8989 encodes these proteins:
- a CDS encoding ABC transporter substrate-binding protein, with amino-acid sequence MDESDLSRRRFLQATGGAAAAAALAGCSGGGGGDNGSDGNGSGGGGSGNESTPAGTEGDASGGNASGGSGNQSGQQTTEEGPGKTDRTYELTAGTMTTFDPVAATDTESGRVIQNVFDALTNYPSGKINVENLLVSEYETSNSETTYTFTLKEGATFSNGDTVTASDIVYSFERLAGSEHTRRSGFILGDLAVTHETDGEGNYQPGSLGVSAEDERTVTMELSEANPAALEIMAYSAFSAMPENIVGDVPDYDGTMAYQEFSSSNPIGAGPYTLESYNSGTEASVTARDDYHGEGPMTAGSHWQIISKSNALYAYSVTNRNADHPVVPTAQYNASNETKEGENEAGYATGTYQLENGLSADFYRTEELGCFYIGFNCSAVPQYVRQAIAYTNNNQEIVENIFKRPQKAASHFVPPKIYPGGRSAYEQHAQDYPYAPGETAIDQARQLMEENGHGPDNPYEFTMTAYVSSTWATILNLLRDKLRSAHIRMSIKQTPFSTLVEQSRSGNTEGYTLGWIADWPAAGNFLKLLYPPSTDTSADDNLSGFNWTDSDPANQAASAWEKIQNNPEPEAGQQARNEGAVSMLEATWEGVPMLPIYHSVTQHMEYPWVYKDRIGAMGGSRAKHNTVQIGERQS; translated from the coding sequence ATGGACGAATCCGATCTGTCACGCCGTCGTTTCCTCCAAGCAACCGGTGGCGCGGCCGCCGCAGCGGCCCTCGCAGGCTGTTCGGGCGGCGGTGGTGGCGACAACGGAAGTGACGGTAACGGCAGTGGTGGCGGTGGCAGCGGAAACGAGAGCACACCCGCTGGGACCGAAGGGGACGCATCGGGCGGCAACGCAAGCGGGGGCAGCGGCAACCAGTCGGGCCAGCAGACCACCGAGGAGGGTCCAGGGAAGACCGACAGAACGTACGAGCTCACCGCTGGGACGATGACCACCTTCGACCCGGTCGCGGCGACCGACACGGAATCCGGGCGGGTAATTCAGAACGTCTTCGACGCGCTGACGAACTACCCGTCGGGGAAGATCAACGTCGAGAACCTCCTCGTGTCGGAGTACGAGACCTCGAACAGCGAGACAACGTACACGTTCACGTTGAAGGAAGGCGCGACGTTCAGCAACGGTGACACGGTGACGGCCTCGGACATCGTCTACTCGTTCGAGCGCCTCGCCGGTTCGGAGCACACCCGACGGTCGGGCTTCATCCTCGGCGATCTCGCGGTGACCCACGAAACCGACGGCGAGGGGAACTACCAGCCAGGGTCGCTCGGCGTGAGCGCCGAGGACGAACGGACGGTCACCATGGAGCTGTCCGAAGCGAACCCCGCGGCGCTGGAGATCATGGCGTACTCCGCCTTCTCGGCGATGCCCGAGAACATCGTGGGCGACGTGCCGGACTACGACGGCACAATGGCTTACCAGGAGTTTTCGTCGTCGAACCCCATCGGTGCAGGGCCGTACACCCTCGAAAGCTACAACAGCGGCACCGAAGCCTCGGTTACCGCCCGTGACGACTACCACGGCGAAGGCCCGATGACCGCGGGTTCGCACTGGCAGATCATCTCCAAGAGCAACGCGCTGTACGCCTACAGCGTCACGAACCGCAACGCGGACCATCCCGTGGTGCCGACCGCGCAGTACAACGCGAGCAACGAAACGAAAGAAGGCGAGAACGAGGCGGGCTACGCCACCGGAACGTACCAGCTCGAAAACGGTCTCTCCGCGGACTTCTACCGGACCGAGGAGCTGGGATGCTTCTACATCGGGTTCAACTGCAGCGCCGTTCCCCAGTACGTCCGCCAGGCGATCGCGTACACGAACAACAATCAGGAGATCGTCGAGAACATCTTCAAGCGGCCCCAGAAAGCGGCGTCCCACTTCGTGCCGCCGAAGATCTACCCCGGCGGTCGGTCGGCGTACGAGCAGCACGCTCAGGACTACCCGTACGCACCTGGAGAGACCGCGATCGACCAGGCTCGTCAGCTCATGGAAGAGAACGGTCACGGGCCGGACAACCCGTACGAGTTCACGATGACGGCCTACGTGTCTTCGACCTGGGCCACCATCCTGAACCTGCTCCGTGACAAGCTCCGGAGCGCGCACATCCGGATGAGCATCAAACAGACCCCGTTCTCGACGCTGGTCGAGCAGTCCCGCTCCGGGAACACCGAGGGATACACCCTCGGCTGGATCGCGGACTGGCCGGCCGCAGGGAACTTCCTGAAGCTCCTCTACCCGCCATCGACCGACACGTCGGCCGACGACAACCTGAGCGGGTTCAACTGGACGGACAGCGATCCCGCCAATCAGGCGGCGAGTGCGTGGGAGAAGATCCAGAACAATCCGGAGCCCGAAGCGGGCCAGCAGGCACGCAACGAGGGTGCCGTCTCGATGCTCGAAGCCACGTGGGAGGGCGTCCCGATGCTGCCGATCTATCACTCGGTTACCCAGCACATGGAGTACCCGTGGGTCTACAAGGATCGCATCGGCGCGATGGGCGGCTCGCGCGCGAAGCACAACACCGTGCAGATCGGCGAGCGTCAGAGCTGA
- a CDS encoding Sjogren's syndrome/scleroderma autoantigen 1 family protein, with protein MSDFDKEAEREKLRERFAEDEEKRETTEQMSELLLQGATMTNSHCDTCGNPLFRYEGQTFCSTCQRAENGETATDATAAADDAPAAGGATGAENEPADESRQIPVDDPRDERAVESDRAVESQPRETTAAAGQPAATPTDGRRAPSPQSHGDAANAGTDRRDTESAGDLAATEASLSGTLHRLASAAENIDDLGRAREHLAATHEAAEALEAVRNARR; from the coding sequence ATGAGCGACTTCGACAAGGAAGCCGAGCGCGAGAAACTCCGCGAGCGGTTCGCCGAGGACGAGGAGAAACGCGAGACGACCGAGCAGATGAGCGAACTCCTCCTCCAGGGCGCGACGATGACCAACAGCCACTGCGACACCTGCGGAAACCCGCTCTTTCGCTACGAGGGACAGACGTTCTGCTCGACGTGCCAGCGCGCCGAAAACGGCGAGACCGCTACCGACGCGACGGCCGCCGCGGACGACGCGCCGGCCGCCGGCGGAGCGACGGGAGCCGAAAACGAACCGGCGGACGAGAGCCGACAGATCCCCGTCGACGATCCTCGCGACGAGAGGGCTGTCGAATCCGATCGCGCCGTGGAGTCGCAACCCCGAGAGACGACTGCGGCGGCGGGACAGCCGGCGGCGACGCCGACCGATGGCCGACGTGCGCCATCGCCACAGTCACACGGCGACGCGGCGAACGCGGGGACCGATCGGCGCGACACCGAGAGCGCGGGCGACCTCGCGGCGACCGAGGCGTCGCTCTCGGGCACGCTCCATCGGCTCGCGAGCGCCGCCGAGAACATCGACGATCTCGGACGAGCACGCGAACATCTCGCCGCCACACACGAGGCCGCCGAGGCGCTCGAAGCCGTGCGGAACGCACGACGGTAA
- a CDS encoding sulfurtransferase — MVMSDYANDVLVSADWVEEHLDEFQDDDPAYRLIEVDVDTEAYDEAHAPGAIGLNWETQLQDQTRRDVLSKEAFADVMGEHGLTEDSTVVLYGDNSNWFAAYTYWQFKYYGHDDVKLMNGGRDYWLANDYPTTTETPDFSSQDYAASGPYEGIRAYRTDVENAMERGVPLVDVRSPEEFKGEILAPPGLQETAQRGGHIPGASNISWAATVNDDGTFKTADDLRELYESDGVTDDQEVVAYCRIGERSSIAWFALHELLGYDNVVNYDGSWTEWGNLVNAPIETGEAE, encoded by the coding sequence GTGGTCATGAGTGACTACGCAAATGACGTGCTCGTTTCGGCCGACTGGGTCGAGGAGCACTTGGACGAGTTTCAGGACGACGACCCCGCATACCGGCTGATCGAGGTCGACGTCGACACGGAGGCGTACGACGAGGCCCACGCACCGGGTGCGATCGGGCTGAACTGGGAGACCCAACTTCAGGACCAGACCCGACGCGACGTCCTCTCGAAGGAGGCCTTCGCGGACGTGATGGGCGAGCACGGACTCACGGAGGATAGTACAGTAGTTCTCTACGGCGACAACTCGAACTGGTTCGCGGCGTACACCTACTGGCAGTTCAAGTACTACGGCCACGACGACGTGAAGCTGATGAACGGTGGCCGGGACTACTGGCTGGCGAACGACTACCCGACCACGACCGAGACCCCCGACTTTTCGAGCCAGGACTACGCCGCGAGCGGTCCCTACGAGGGGATTCGGGCCTACCGCACCGACGTCGAGAACGCGATGGAGCGGGGCGTTCCGCTCGTCGACGTTCGCTCGCCCGAGGAGTTCAAGGGCGAGATCCTCGCGCCGCCCGGACTCCAGGAGACCGCCCAGCGCGGCGGCCACATCCCCGGCGCGTCGAACATCTCGTGGGCCGCGACGGTCAACGACGACGGGACGTTCAAGACCGCCGACGATCTGCGTGAGCTCTACGAGTCCGACGGCGTGACCGACGACCAGGAAGTCGTCGCGTACTGCCGGATCGGCGAGCGCTCCTCGATCGCGTGGTTCGCGCTGCACGAACTGCTCGGCTACGACAACGTCGTGAACTACGACGGCTCGTGGACCGAGTGGGGGAATCTGGTGAACGCCCCGATCGAGACTGGCGAGGCGGAGTGA
- a CDS encoding DEAD/DEAH box helicase, which yields MATTGEESVERPLVASDVLERRQYQVELAREAARGHTLVCLPTGLGKTTVSLLVTANRLHEVGGTALLLAPTKPLVTQHAEFYREALTIPDEEIVVFTGEVRPDDREELFERARVVIATPQVIENDLIGGRIDLDSTTHLTFDECHRASGEYAYNYIAERYHADSEAPLVTGMSASPGGDEEAIRSVCENLGLATVTVMTEDDADVAEYTHRTDVEWERVTLPDEILAIRDALVAVIEDRLEGLKELGVTRSTSADISQRDLNRIRSELQQLIDNDQSEGYEGMSIHAEVMKLRRAVTLAETQSVESLRRYFERQRNAARSSGASKAAQRFASEAKVRDAMDQAERFDDLHPKFRRARILLAQTLGIEDGERVIVFTESRDTAETLTDFLGEHFSTRKFVGQGDKEGSDGMTQKEQQETLDEFRAGEFEVLVSTSVAEEGLDVPEVDLVLFYEPVPTAIRSIQRKGRTGRQTEGRVMVLLAEDTRDEAYFWKSRHEESRMEDELETLKSTAGAIESDLAQSALGSFESSDATVTGESATTDDDAAANAAAGDGGQSGLASFATPEEVAAEDGTAESATPDDADEEDEAGVVATAAADAEESTEIVIDQRELDSSIARDLSTREGAETRLETLAVGDYVLSDRVVVERKSVADFLDTLTGGDRSLFEQVGDASRHYARPVVVIEGEDLYGERNVHPNAIRGALASLAVDFGASVLRTTDEADTADLLAVIAGREQEVADREVSVHGEKGAKTLAEQQEYVVSAIADIGPVTARALLDAFGTVEGVMIANEDDLREVSGIGEVTAERIREVVGSDYEP from the coding sequence ATGGCGACGACCGGCGAGGAGTCCGTCGAGCGCCCGCTCGTGGCTTCGGATGTCCTCGAACGCCGGCAGTATCAGGTCGAACTCGCGCGCGAGGCCGCGCGCGGGCACACGCTTGTCTGTCTTCCCACTGGACTCGGGAAGACCACCGTGAGCCTGCTCGTGACGGCGAATCGACTCCACGAGGTGGGTGGAACGGCACTCTTACTCGCGCCGACCAAGCCCCTCGTGACCCAGCACGCCGAGTTCTACCGCGAGGCCCTCACGATCCCCGACGAGGAGATCGTCGTGTTCACCGGCGAGGTCCGCCCCGACGACCGAGAAGAACTCTTCGAGCGCGCACGCGTGGTGATCGCCACCCCCCAGGTGATCGAGAACGATCTCATCGGCGGCCGGATCGATCTCGATTCTACGACCCATCTCACCTTCGACGAGTGTCACCGCGCGTCGGGCGAGTACGCTTACAACTACATCGCCGAGCGCTATCACGCCGACAGCGAGGCTCCCTTGGTGACCGGGATGAGTGCCTCGCCGGGCGGCGACGAGGAGGCGATCCGGTCGGTCTGTGAAAACCTCGGGCTCGCGACCGTGACGGTGATGACCGAAGACGACGCCGACGTCGCGGAGTACACCCACCGCACCGACGTCGAGTGGGAGCGCGTGACTCTGCCCGACGAGATCCTCGCGATCCGCGACGCCCTCGTGGCGGTGATCGAGGACCGGCTCGAAGGGCTGAAGGAACTCGGCGTGACGCGTTCGACCAGCGCAGACATCTCCCAGCGCGACCTCAACCGAATTCGGAGCGAGCTCCAGCAGCTGATCGACAACGACCAGTCCGAGGGCTACGAGGGAATGTCGATCCACGCCGAGGTGATGAAGCTCCGCCGAGCGGTCACGCTCGCCGAGACTCAGAGCGTGGAGTCGCTTCGCCGATATTTCGAGCGCCAGCGCAACGCCGCCCGCTCCTCGGGGGCGTCGAAGGCCGCCCAGCGGTTCGCCTCCGAGGCCAAGGTGAGGGACGCGATGGATCAGGCAGAGCGCTTCGACGACCTCCACCCGAAGTTCCGCCGGGCACGTATCCTGCTCGCCCAAACCCTCGGGATCGAGGACGGTGAGCGCGTCATCGTGTTCACCGAGTCCCGCGACACCGCCGAGACCCTGACCGACTTCCTCGGCGAGCACTTCAGCACCCGGAAGTTCGTGGGCCAGGGCGACAAGGAGGGATCCGACGGGATGACGCAGAAGGAGCAACAGGAAACTCTGGACGAGTTTCGGGCGGGCGAGTTCGAAGTCCTCGTCTCGACCTCGGTGGCCGAGGAGGGCCTCGACGTCCCCGAGGTCGACCTCGTGCTCTTCTACGAGCCAGTCCCAACCGCGATCCGATCGATCCAGCGCAAGGGCCGGACCGGTCGCCAGACGGAGGGGCGGGTGATGGTGTTGCTCGCCGAGGACACCCGCGACGAGGCGTACTTCTGGAAGTCCCGCCACGAGGAGTCTCGAATGGAGGATGAGCTCGAAACGCTGAAAAGCACCGCCGGAGCCATCGAGTCCGACCTCGCCCAGTCGGCTCTCGGTTCGTTCGAGAGCAGCGACGCGACGGTGACTGGCGAATCCGCCACGACGGACGATGACGCAGCCGCGAACGCGGCCGCGGGTGACGGCGGGCAGTCGGGCCTTGCGTCGTTCGCGACGCCAGAGGAGGTCGCCGCCGAGGACGGGACTGCCGAGTCGGCCACTCCGGACGACGCGGACGAGGAAGACGAAGCGGGCGTCGTGGCGACAGCTGCCGCTGACGCCGAGGAGAGCACGGAGATCGTGATCGACCAGCGCGAACTCGACTCGTCGATCGCGCGCGACCTCTCGACACGCGAGGGGGCCGAAACCAGATTGGAGACGCTCGCGGTCGGCGACTACGTGCTCTCGGACCGGGTGGTCGTCGAGCGCAAGTCGGTCGCGGACTTCCTCGACACGTTGACCGGTGGGGACAGGTCACTGTTCGAGCAGGTCGGCGACGCGTCGCGTCACTACGCCAGGCCCGTGGTCGTGATCGAGGGTGAGGACCTCTACGGCGAACGCAACGTCCATCCGAACGCGATCCGCGGCGCGCTCGCCTCCCTCGCTGTTGACTTCGGCGCGAGCGTGCTCCGAACGACCGACGAGGCCGACACCGCCGACCTCCTCGCCGTGATCGCCGGGCGGGAACAGGAAGTGGCCGACCGCGAGGTCAGCGTCCACGGCGAGAAAGGTGCGAAGACGCTGGCCGAACAGCAGGAGTACGTCGTGAGTGCGATCGCGGACATCGGGCCGGTCACCGCGCGCGCGCTGCTCGACGCGTTCGGGACGGTCGAGGGCGTGATGATCGCGAACGAGGACGATCTCCGCGAGGTGTCCGGGATCGGTGAGGTCACCGCCGAGCGGATCCGCGAGGTCGTCGGCAGCGACTACGAGCCGTGA
- a CDS encoding DUF7529 family protein produces the protein MPEIDPDTDRTEAFDADTAALKDAWAATREDMDALAAEYDEEGWNTLTISAGDTAPEPPDAGDEDRFGLAHVIPDNRAEAFTEAHAAGEFPRYDVFRNEAAGRVFVVTVLLDPASETAILLAGTFERHLSAELAQAASEADEMYTHVQTLDGTQLGSFRHDDPEKFFPGADAVPRDD, from the coding sequence ATGCCCGAGATCGATCCCGACACCGACCGGACCGAGGCGTTCGACGCCGACACCGCTGCGCTCAAGGACGCGTGGGCGGCGACGCGCGAGGACATGGACGCGCTCGCCGCCGAGTACGACGAGGAGGGATGGAACACGCTCACGATTTCGGCCGGTGACACCGCGCCCGAACCGCCCGACGCCGGTGACGAGGACCGGTTCGGTCTGGCCCACGTGATCCCGGACAACCGGGCCGAGGCGTTCACCGAGGCGCACGCCGCTGGCGAGTTCCCGCGATACGACGTGTTCCGGAACGAGGCTGCCGGTCGAGTGTTCGTCGTGACCGTCCTCCTCGATCCGGCCAGCGAAACCGCCATCCTGCTCGCCGGGACGTTCGAGCGCCACCTCTCGGCGGAGCTCGCACAAGCGGCGAGCGAGGCCGACGAGATGTACACCCACGTCCAGACGCTCGACGGCACGCAGTTGGGATCGTTCCGTCACGACGATCCCGAGAAGTTCTTCCCGGGAGCCGACGCCGTTCCACGGGACGACTGA
- a CDS encoding ABC transporter permease, with protein MSRLTYFAKRIGLMIPVVIFGTSLTYLILYAGPINPAVAIVGPSADAAQIRQIEQQLGLNQPLWAQYFDFLGRMLTFDFGQSWVINPNTSIVDVIAHRVPRTIWLGFWAILLPLFIGIPLGFHAGLHPNSWSDYLVSLGGIVWRAAPNFWLAVILLLGLSNSEQYLFGFNWKTFLVDTPQLIGAPPLGFLSDPLGAITNPGEWWTQFLAAFKRILPAAFVLGSASLGNELRIGRTAMLETKNSNYVEMARAKGVSDRLLVWKHMFRNALIPLVPVITAEAGLLIGGSIIVEEVFSISGIGQLSFQAIIQGDVPLAAALTFIFVLLYVVINITQDFLYTVIDPRVSFEE; from the coding sequence ATGAGTAGACTCACCTACTTCGCAAAGCGGATCGGGCTGATGATACCGGTCGTGATCTTCGGCACGTCACTGACCTACCTCATCCTGTACGCCGGCCCGATCAACCCCGCAGTGGCGATCGTCGGCCCGAGTGCGGACGCGGCACAGATCAGACAGATCGAACAGCAGCTCGGTCTCAACCAGCCGCTCTGGGCACAGTACTTCGATTTCCTCGGACGGATGCTCACGTTCGACTTCGGTCAGTCGTGGGTCATCAATCCGAACACGTCCATCGTCGACGTCATCGCCCACCGAGTCCCACGGACGATCTGGCTCGGTTTCTGGGCGATCCTGCTCCCGCTGTTCATCGGGATCCCGCTCGGCTTCCACGCGGGGCTGCACCCGAACTCGTGGAGTGATTACCTCGTTTCGCTTGGCGGCATCGTCTGGCGTGCGGCACCCAACTTCTGGCTCGCGGTCATCCTGTTGTTGGGGCTGTCGAACTCGGAGCAGTATCTGTTCGGTTTCAACTGGAAAACGTTCCTCGTGGACACACCACAGCTGATCGGCGCGCCACCGCTCGGCTTCCTCTCGGATCCGCTCGGCGCGATCACGAACCCGGGAGAGTGGTGGACGCAGTTCCTCGCAGCGTTCAAGCGGATCCTCCCGGCGGCGTTCGTTCTCGGTTCGGCATCACTCGGGAACGAACTCAGGATCGGCCGCACCGCGATGTTGGAGACCAAGAACTCGAACTACGTCGAGATGGCACGAGCGAAAGGCGTGAGCGACCGACTACTCGTCTGGAAGCACATGTTCCGGAACGCGCTGATCCCGCTGGTGCCGGTGATCACTGCGGAAGCGGGTCTCCTCATCGGCGGCTCGATCATCGTCGAGGAGGTGTTCTCGATCAGCGGGATCGGACAGCTGTCGTTCCAGGCGATCATCCAGGGTGATGTCCCGCTCGCAGCGGCGCTGACGTTCATCTTCGTGCTGCTGTACGTCGTCATCAACATCACTCAGGACTTCCTCTACACGGTCATCGACCCGCGAGTCAGCTTCGAAGAATAA
- a CDS encoding CBS domain-containing protein: MNVADVMTPRDALVTVSLPGTRDDALEYLQEREFSSVPVVKDEDGEETFRGLVSRQTLIERPDEDQLALLAENGPTTTADTSIEDAARLMVTEGARRVPVVDGRLEGIVTITDVIRAIAEDEVAGDTEVGELASRTVNAVYVDTPLTVAEREISYADVPYAVVLGDDTEMCGVLTEVDILDVARIVEGEAETGESIANQDDEWMWEGIKAVGNRYLPTRNVEIPAEPVREFMTGDVVTVGKTQPAREVAQAMLTHDIEQIPLVSGGELVGVVRDANLLENLYDRS, encoded by the coding sequence ATGAACGTCGCCGATGTGATGACGCCCCGCGACGCACTCGTCACCGTTTCGTTGCCGGGCACGCGCGACGACGCGCTCGAATACCTCCAGGAACGCGAGTTCTCCTCGGTCCCCGTCGTGAAAGACGAGGACGGTGAGGAGACGTTTCGGGGGCTCGTCTCGCGCCAGACGCTGATCGAACGTCCCGACGAGGACCAGCTCGCGCTTCTCGCCGAGAACGGCCCCACCACGACTGCTGACACGTCGATCGAGGACGCCGCTCGCCTCATGGTCACCGAGGGCGCGCGCCGGGTGCCCGTCGTCGACGGCCGGCTTGAAGGGATCGTCACCATCACCGACGTGATCCGCGCGATCGCCGAGGACGAAGTCGCGGGCGACACCGAGGTCGGCGAGCTCGCCTCTCGAACCGTGAACGCGGTCTACGTCGACACGCCGCTCACGGTGGCCGAACGCGAGATCTCCTACGCCGACGTTCCCTACGCGGTGGTGCTCGGCGACGACACCGAGATGTGTGGCGTCCTCACCGAGGTCGACATCCTCGACGTCGCACGCATCGTCGAGGGCGAGGCCGAAACCGGCGAATCGATCGCGAACCAGGACGACGAGTGGATGTGGGAGGGGATCAAGGCGGTCGGCAACCGCTATCTCCCGACCCGGAACGTCGAGATCCCCGCCGAACCCGTCCGGGAGTTCATGACGGGCGACGTCGTCACCGTCGGGAAGACCCAGCCCGCACGCGAGGTCGCCCAGGCGATGCTCACCCACGACATCGAGCAGATCCCGCTGGTGAGCGGCGGCGAACTCGTCGGCGTGGTCCGGGACGCGAACCTGCTGGAGAACCTGTATGACCGATCCTGA
- the glyS gene encoding glycine--tRNA ligase, with product MTDPDATDTTRDSSGAADERTASGAADAGTVVELAKRRGFFFPANEAYGGTSGFYTYGPEGAALKRNLEAAWRDRFVTREGHMEIDSPTVTPEAVFEASGHLDTFDDMIVECPECGATHRADHLVEDNTDIEEAESLGTERVAEIIAEHDIACPSCGTVLAGESVEPFNLMFETSIGPGSSSRGYLRPETAQGMFVEFPRLAEYARNQLPFGVAQIGRGYRNEISPRRSLIRVREFTMAELEHFVDPESDDPPIERVEDISVPLYSAAAQEGEDDGDADDGNGGVEWTTIGEALADGTITSEWVAYYLGIARKWYDRMGIDMDRFRYRQHLPGELSHYASDCWDAEAEIDGNWIEITGFADRGAYDLSKHDAHSDEDYSVFEAYDEPRTTERPTVDPDMSVLGPEFGGLAGDVADELASLAARDPSAFEGSEVTVEVDGETHSVPTEATGFAVREETETGEHVTPHVIEPAFGIGRVLYTVLDHAYREDEVEGESRSYLALPDELAPTFVGVFPLMDKDGLGERARAIAADLREAGLAVTYDDSGNIGRRYRRQDEVGTPYCVTIDYESLEEETVTVRERDSTGQQRVAIEELPSRLAALRAGDSFES from the coding sequence ATGACCGATCCTGACGCCACCGACACGACCCGCGATTCCAGCGGGGCAGCGGACGAGCGGACGGCCTCCGGGGCCGCCGACGCCGGGACGGTGGTCGAGCTCGCGAAGCGTCGCGGGTTTTTCTTCCCGGCGAACGAGGCGTACGGCGGCACCAGCGGCTTCTACACCTACGGTCCCGAGGGTGCGGCGCTGAAGCGCAACCTCGAAGCCGCGTGGCGCGATCGGTTCGTGACCCGTGAGGGCCACATGGAGATCGACTCTCCCACTGTGACGCCCGAAGCGGTGTTCGAGGCCTCCGGCCACCTCGACACGTTCGACGACATGATCGTGGAATGTCCCGAGTGCGGGGCGACTCACCGTGCCGACCATCTCGTCGAGGACAACACTGACATCGAGGAGGCAGAGAGTCTGGGAACCGAGCGCGTCGCCGAAATCATCGCCGAGCACGACATCGCGTGTCCGTCGTGCGGCACGGTTCTGGCGGGCGAGTCGGTCGAACCGTTCAACCTGATGTTCGAGACCTCGATCGGTCCCGGCTCGTCGTCGCGTGGCTACCTCCGTCCCGAGACCGCCCAGGGGATGTTCGTGGAGTTCCCCCGGCTCGCGGAGTACGCCCGCAACCAGCTCCCCTTCGGCGTCGCCCAGATCGGTCGGGGCTACCGCAACGAGATCAGCCCCCGGCGGTCGCTGATCCGGGTCCGGGAGTTCACGATGGCCGAGCTCGAACATTTCGTCGACCCCGAATCCGACGACCCCCCGATCGAGCGGGTCGAGGACATCTCGGTCCCGCTGTACTCGGCGGCCGCTCAAGAAGGCGAGGACGACGGCGACGCCGACGACGGCAACGGCGGCGTCGAGTGGACGACGATCGGCGAGGCGCTCGCCGACGGAACGATCACGAGCGAGTGGGTGGCGTACTATCTCGGAATCGCCAGGAAGTGGTACGACCGGATGGGCATCGACATGGATCGATTCCGCTACCGCCAGCACCTGCCTGGCGAACTCTCCCACTACGCTTCGGACTGCTGGGACGCCGAGGCGGAGATCGACGGCAACTGGATCGAGATCACCGGGTTCGCCGATCGGGGCGCGTACGACCTCTCGAAACACGACGCCCACTCCGACGAGGACTACTCGGTGTTCGAGGCCTACGACGAACCCCGGACCACCGAACGCCCGACGGTCGACCCCGACATGAGCGTGCTCGGGCCGGAGTTCGGGGGATTGGCTGGCGATGTCGCCGACGAACTCGCGTCGCTCGCCGCACGCGATCCCTCGGCGTTCGAGGGGAGCGAGGTCACGGTCGAAGTCGACGGTGAGACCCACTCCGTGCCGACCGAGGCGACCGGATTTGCAGTTCGTGAGGAGACGGAAACCGGCGAGCACGTCACTCCCCACGTCATCGAGCCGGCCTTTGGCATCGGGCGCGTACTCTACACCGTGCTCGATCACGCCTACCGCGAGGACGAGGTCGAAGGAGAATCGCGGAGCTACCTCGCCCTGCCCGACGAGCTCGCACCCACGTTCGTCGGCGTGTTCCCACTGATGGACAAGGATGGTTTGGGCGAGCGCGCGCGGGCGATTGCGGCCGACCTGCGTGAAGCGGGGCTCGCGGTGACCTACGACGACTCGGGCAACATCGGCCGGCGATACCGCCGTCAGGACGAGGTCGGGACGCCCTACTGCGTCACGATCGATTACGAGTCGCTAGAAGAGGAGACGGTGACGGTACGCGAACGCGACTCCACAGGCCAGCAGCGGGTCGCGATCGAGGAGCTGCCGTCCCGGCTCGCGGCGCTCCGGGCGGGCGATTCTTTCGAGAGCTGA